In Danaus plexippus chromosome 8, MEX_DaPlex, whole genome shotgun sequence, the sequence aagtcataaaactgaaaataattagtcaaaacaatatctttcgaattatattaactggttggatattaataattatgatttgaaaCTGATCATGCACTTCtgtttcctttttatttatatccgtTTCGACATCTAAAACTACTAtaggaaataattttgaaaaataaaacatcatatttttaaatattttttcaaaataatttattgtcaaccaacatttatatttcaaatccattataaatatttgaaatattcattGAACCAAAAAAtgcataattaaattgataatataccgaatacaatattaacaattataacatttgGAAATAAATCACAGTAAAATGAACATATTGGACATATTTAGTCATATCCACACATGTTCTGGAGCTACCactttttttagtaatttgtCTTATATCGAGgctgttttttaattgtactcttaaaatataaatacgtcGCGTCTTTGGGTTCATTCTTAGTATTTGCGGTTTAGTAAAGAACGATAGCTTTTCCTgttttataagtttcattaCATTTGGACTAATAGCTGCTATAGCTTCTAATTGAATTGAACTTATTTCCTCTCTTGGTATACCTgaaaaacgttttatattaGGAATACAGAATTTAAGAACATAAATTGGATCTTACGCTTgactctatttaaatattttacaggctatttaattaaaaaaaaatatatatattcagttgTTGTATGCTGatggtatttttaaaatatctctatttaataataattctatattaagtgctcatattattattacaattaaataaagaatttagcCTGCCAACTTCATGCGAAGACCATTTGTGCGGCTCTCCGTAAGCATCAGGATGTGTggctatattatataaagtctatgaacattaaaaaaatgttatttgtcatattaaaagttaattttattagtaaaattataaattcaggTCTATGTACCAGCTTTTGATGAGTACTACATCTACCAAGTTTACTGAGAACGTCAAATGTAAGCTCCTTAAAAGTAGATGGCGTTATGCGTTTCAAATCGTGTGACGGAAATCCACACAACATGTATCCGAGATCGTTCACAAGGAAACCGTTTTTATACCAGTTGTTGCCATAATATCGTCTATACGCTGCAGCCAAAACTCCGAACTAGcagttttatattagaatagaAAATCATTTGTTACAATTTGCGCCAAACATAgataaaagaagttttttaaattacgttttgataaattataacctttctattatttaaattgacataatttttcgcgaaatatttataaacagatgGATCtccaaaatttacataatataaatcttcttCGGGTATATCGTTTAAAAGGCTTCCAAAGGCAAGAAACTCCCGACCTTGTAAAAAAGCAGAAGTTTTTCCATCTGCAACATTTTATACctgttataagttataaaaattaaattttagtcaaGATGATAAATAGTTGTTTGAAATGTTACCTGTCACTACATCCCAAGCTAACAATGTCCGAGAAATCGGTATCAAGTCTTTCTTGGTATTTGTCAGTATGTGTAAAATAGATTCTGCATCAAGTCTTAAGAAAGAACTAGGAGGaccaaaaaatatcatattcatGGAATCATCTAATTCAATTCTGTTATCAATTTCGTCATAAAAATCTTCATAAGTCGTTTCTTCTACACATgacatatgaaaatatttttcaaagtaGAAACgtacaaaattattcataatatatataagcatttaaacatttctgtcaacgaaataactaaaattttaatgaataattaattctattcacCGAATACTGGTGTAGCTAACATTGAATTCTTTTCATCTTCGAAATCTAGTTCCAATTCTTCTAAGGATTTTGTTTGTCTTTCACCAGCTCttgtactataaaaaaaataacattacatagtaattgaataaattatactagGTATTGCACATGTATTCGTTTTGAATATGtttccattataaataataatatatttattttaccctTTTCTGCAAAACAATacctcttaataaaaataagaattatcaaAAACTCGACAATCCTCATTCcgtctttattattaaaatgttgcaaatatatgaatacattttattaattttattaaatccctTAGGCTACGAAAGGCTCAATGATGGTTAGTTTCACAAAAGTATACATAGTCttcgattataataaaactaactttattgttatgaaatattgGGATACCATTTTACCGTCTGcgtgttttatatgaaataagctGAATTTAAGAAACGTTTTTAATAATGGtaatgtgaaaataaattacctatttattttttctacctCTTATCTACTGTCAGACGAATGTCATTTTTCAGTTGACATGTTGACATCACTGAACTCCAATTCACTAACCTAACTTgctatcgtttttttttaagttgaattaacaaaagtatttaatttatgttaattactATTAAGTTAACCGTCATAAAgggatgatattttttattgtagttaTTACTTGAAGATACTATAACTGGGTTTATTGCtaagtgttatatttttgccGCATTGATTGTAGTTAAATTAGGTAAACCATGGGTATTTTGGAGAAAATTTCGGAAATTGAGAAAGAAATAGCTAGAACTCAGAAAAATaaaggtaaatataataataataatttctaacaGGTCTTACCTCATTTTTCCAATTTTCCAACTTGCAGGgtaaactatatatatcaacctattaacaattatatatttttaaaattataattacgtaTTTTCTAGCAACGGAATACCACTTGGGTTTATTAAAAGCAAAACTAGCGAAATATAGATCCCAATTGCTGGAACCTTCTAAGAAAGGAGGCGAGAAAGGGGAAGGATTTGATGTATTGAAGTCTGGTGATGCTAGAGTCGCTTTAATAGGATTCCCTTCAGTTGGTAAGGTGGGTATTGGTGTAATGTTGATATTAACCAAGAAATAACTGTTTCACAAATTAATTCAaagctatataaaatatgtttttaattatgctCCATTgtcaaagtaaaataatttatataagtattatgcAACCcctattttactatttattaggtttaaaataaagttatgtatatatgcATATGACTAAAACTACAAAAGTGTACAGCTACAAGTTGCCTTTACtgacataaattttgttaattgttattgttgaaatgaaaaatcaaCTTGAATATACTTCTACCGCTATTAATGTAAGTGTATATGAGTGTTTCCTCAATTACACTAAAACTACAAAACCAATTTGGATTTGATTTGTAGTCATATAATGCGTAGAATAAAACATCATTTGTACTAAGAATTTACTAAGAATTAGTGAACCCTATTATAACTTGaatgtacaatatttaattacgaaTGCTATTTCCAGTCCACCCTGCTATCAACTCTGACACACACTCACTCTGAGGCTGCCAGCTACGAGTTCACAACTCTCACATGCATCCCCGGAGTAATTGAATATCGTGGAGCAAATATACAACTGTTGGACTTACCTGGTATCATTGAAGGGGCTGCTCAGGGCAAAGGAAGGGGACGGCAAGTGAGTGTTCTCAAATTAGTTCTATTTAGACACACATACTAGGAATTATTATGCAAATGTAAAAAATGGTTACAATAAAGATATGTCagaaggaataaaataatggcAAATAAATTGGACAGTCAACAGAATTCCTAAAACTTCCTTTtcaatttgtaaaacaaaacttttgatACTTTTGAAAACTTGAATTTCAGGTAAGAATGGGTGTTGGCatacatttaatgtatatatattcaaaatgatttattttttttgagtgTTGTATTGCAACCAGACTAAACATTTAAGTCTTTAATTCTACTATGTTGAGAATATACAGGCTGTGTCTTGGATTTTGTTAAGATCattgttcatatataaataatatttcaggtAATAGCAGTAGCTCGTACTGCGGATCTGGTGCTGATGATGTTGGACGCCACCAAGCCGTATGTACATCGTGCCCTGCTTGAGAAGGAACTGGAGAGTGTCGGCATCAGACTCAATAAGAACAAGcccaatatatattttaaggtacctatttattactttcataaaGAATAGCAATTCTAGAGCCAGTGCTCTACATAAAACAGTACATAAAACTCTCCATAATACAGTTATTAGGCAAGTTTGCTGTAAATGACTTTTCTCTCGATGATCCTTGGATCTTTTGTAGATTCTTAAGcatatttatatgagaaacTTGATATTGAGGGAAGTTTCAAGTATTTACAAcctgtatat encodes:
- the LOC116774801 gene encoding uncharacterized protein LOC116774801 isoform X1; the protein is MRIVEFLIILIFIKSTRAGERQTKSLEELELDFEDEKNSMLATPVFEETTYEDFYDEIDNRIELDDSMNMIFFGPPSSFLRLDAESILHILTNTKKDLIPISRTLLAWDVVTDGKTSAFLQGREFLAFGSLLNDIPEEDLYYVNFGDPSVYKYFAKNYVNLNNRKFGVLAAAYRRYYGNNWYKNGFLVNDLGYMLCGFPSHDLKRITPSTFKELTFDVLSKLGRCSTHQKLTLYNIATHPDAYGEPHKWSSHEVGRLNSLFNCIPREEISSIQLEAIAAISPNVMKLIKQEKLSFFTKPQILRMNPKTRRIYILRVQLKNSLDIRQITKKSGSSRTCVDMTKYVQYVHFTVIYFQML
- the LOC116774801 gene encoding uncharacterized protein LOC116774801 isoform X2, which gives rise to MLATPVFEETTYEDFYDEIDNRIELDDSMNMIFFGPPSSFLRLDAESILHILTNTKKDLIPISRTLLAWDVVTDGKTSAFLQGREFLAFGSLLNDIPEEDLYYVNFGDPSVYKYFAKNYVNLNNRKFGVLAAAYRRYYGNNWYKNGFLVNDLGYMLCGFPSHDLKRITPSTFKELTFDVLSKLGRCSTHQKLTLYNIATHPDAYGEPHKWSSHEVGRLNSLFNCIPREEISSIQLEAIAAISPNVMKLIKQEKLSFFTKPQILRMNPKTRRIYILRVQLKNSLDIRQITKKSGSSRTCVDMTKYVQYVHFTVIYFQML